The sequence CAAATACAACTAAAGAAAACGGTTCCTTAATTCTGTCAGTCATTATCTTAGTAACATAATGGTAGTTACCCGAATCAATAAAATGTATTCCATGAATTCCAACAGAATCAACTCTTTCACCTATCTGTTTTTCAGCTTCGTCTGATACATACATATCACATCCTGTAATATCAGTGCAGTCTATCCATGTAAGTGATGTTTTTTCCTTAGCAAATTCATCATCATATACACCTGTGAAATCAAGAATAAAATTGTTGTTTTTCTCTCTTTGCATTATTCAATCACCTCAATGGATGTTACTTTTTCTCAAATTCCTCGCTTATCTTCTCCACAAGATTATTCTTTGCAAGTCCATAAGCAATCTTAACTGTATTATACACTGTTTTGTCCGTTGCTGCTCCATGTCCCTTAACAACCGGCTTCTTAACGCCTAGAAGAATTGCTCCGCCTTCATTGTTGTAATCAAACTTTGGCTCAAGTCTGCCAATAAATGCCTCTAGCTGTGCCTTTTGGGTATCAGATGCACCTGCTGCTGCCCTTCTTATATCATCAAACACAACCTTTGCTGTTCCCTCGATTGATTTAAGAAGCACATTCCCTGCAAATCCATCACATACAACAACATCTGCGTTGCCGTCTAACACTTCTTTGCCTTCAATATTACCTGTGAAATTAAAACCACATTTTTCTAAAAGCTCATGAGCTTCCTTAATAACATCACTTCCCTTTCCAGCTTCAATGCCATTAGAAAGTGTTGCAACTGTCGGATTCTCAATTCCGAGTGTCTTCATGTAAGCTACACCGAGTCTTGCAAAATCGACAAAACGGTCTGCCTTGCAGTCAATATTGGCACCGCAGTCAACTATACAGAATGGCTTGTCATTACGGCCATTAAGAACTACTGAAAGTGCCGGTCTTGTCGCATTTAACTTGCCAAGTATAAGGATAGAACTTATAAGCACAACTCCTGTTGCACCACATGTCACGAATCCACCGATATCCTCATTCATGCGGCACATTTTAAGTCCCTTGATTAAGGACGAATCAGTCTTATCGTGGTAAGCGTCAACCGGGTCATCATAATTAGTTATCTCCTGTGTGCAGTCCACTATCTCAAGCTGCGATTCATCATAAGTTACATTGGCAAGGAAATCCTCCAGCTCGGTCTTCCTTCCCATCAGATATACATACAAATCTTTATTCTCACTGATTGCCCTGATTGCACCCAAAACAAGCTCTGTCTGCGGCTTGTCAGCACCAAGCAAATCTACAACTATCTTTATCAAATCTCATCCTCCTTGTTTTACGAAGTAAAATCCGAGTCCATTGACGAGGAGAGGATTTAGCCCTCCTTCTGCTCCCTCCAGAAATTATCAAGCAGATTCTTATACACTGCCTCTGAAAATGGAGCTTTTGACAGCTTCTGCTTTGTCTCCTCTGACAAATGCTTTGTCGCAGCAAACTCTTTTCCAGCCGCCTCATACTTTGATAAATATCTGTCAAGTCTTGAACTTGCACCCAGTTCAATTAATGTCTTTAACTGTGGACATAGAATTGCTGTAAATCCATTTTTACCACATAT is a genomic window of [Eubacterium] eligens ATCC 27750 containing:
- the plsX gene encoding phosphate acyltransferase PlsX; its protein translation is MIKIVVDLLGADKPQTELVLGAIRAISENKDLYVYLMGRKTELEDFLANVTYDESQLEIVDCTQEITNYDDPVDAYHDKTDSSLIKGLKMCRMNEDIGGFVTCGATGVVLISSILILGKLNATRPALSVVLNGRNDKPFCIVDCGANIDCKADRFVDFARLGVAYMKTLGIENPTVATLSNGIEAGKGSDVIKEAHELLEKCGFNFTGNIEGKEVLDGNADVVVCDGFAGNVLLKSIEGTAKVVFDDIRRAAAGASDTQKAQLEAFIGRLEPKFDYNNEGGAILLGVKKPVVKGHGAATDKTVYNTVKIAYGLAKNNLVEKISEEFEKK